From Streptomyces asiaticus, one genomic window encodes:
- a CDS encoding fumarate reductase/succinate dehydrogenase flavoprotein subunit, with the protein MEIPALAAAEELTCDVLVIGGGTAGTMAALTAAEHGSSVLLLEKAHVRHSGALAMGMDGVNNAVIPGRAEPDDYVAEITRANDGIVDQSTVRQTATRGFAMVKRLERYGVKFEKDEHGEYAVRQVHRSGSYVLPMPEGKDVKKVLYRQLRRREMRERIRIENRVMPVRVLTAGGRAVGAAGFHTRTGQFVTVRAGAVILATGACGRLGLPASGYLYGTYENPTNAGDGYAMAYHAGAELTGIECFQINPLIKDYNGPACAYVANPFGGYQVNRHGERFVDSDYWSGQMMSEFAAEVASERGPVYLKLSHLPEESVAALESILHSTERPTRATFHAGRGHDYRTHDVEMHISEIGLCGGHSASGVRVDAHARTTVPGLYAAGDLACVPHNYMIGAFVFGDLAGEDASRQTAYRGELPPDQLAEAHELIYAPLRNPGGPPQPQVEYKLRRLVNDYVAPPKSGARLSLAIEAFERMRGDIAAMGAHTPHELMRCAEVSFIRDCAEMAARSSLARTESRWGLYHERTDHPLRDDEGWLHHLDVRKSASGAMEFTARPVAPYLVPVAEYAPTGGPSRPLGEVRPEQVATAGPRESAPRVDEGRGRSEVTGVSAARTAVSSASPRILELLALAEEQPELAALRPYLADPDPAVRRAAVAALTETAPPGTGPALAAALADADAGVRADAAASLRELVEVLPPEPALREPLVHGLAVADPVVRAAALDVLRALGLGDAELFARALTDDAADAAVGVRLQAVRGLVSVDALSALEPGAVDASREVRVATAGALGTLAAGGRAADARRLLEPLLRDPDVLVRAAALEALASAGCPAPLDAEAVAALGDAAWQVRKGAATALSAAAPGMGVPALARAVADPHADVRKAAVLALLPLAEQESAAWEALSSVRSDPDADVRAYAAKATA; encoded by the coding sequence GTGGAGATCCCCGCCCTCGCCGCGGCCGAGGAGCTGACCTGCGACGTCCTCGTCATCGGCGGCGGCACGGCCGGCACCATGGCGGCGCTCACCGCCGCCGAGCACGGCTCCTCCGTCCTCCTCCTCGAAAAGGCGCACGTCCGCCACTCGGGCGCGCTCGCCATGGGCATGGACGGCGTCAACAACGCCGTCATCCCCGGCCGGGCCGAACCCGATGACTACGTAGCCGAGATCACCCGCGCCAACGACGGCATCGTCGACCAGTCCACCGTGCGCCAGACCGCCACCCGCGGCTTCGCCATGGTCAAGCGGCTGGAGCGGTACGGGGTGAAGTTCGAGAAGGACGAGCACGGCGAGTACGCGGTCCGCCAGGTGCACCGCTCCGGCTCGTACGTACTGCCGATGCCCGAGGGCAAGGACGTCAAGAAGGTCCTGTACCGGCAGTTGCGGCGGCGTGAGATGCGCGAGCGGATCCGCATCGAGAACCGGGTGATGCCGGTCCGGGTGCTCACCGCGGGCGGCCGGGCCGTCGGCGCCGCCGGATTCCACACCCGCACCGGCCAGTTCGTCACCGTGCGCGCCGGGGCGGTGATCCTGGCCACCGGCGCCTGCGGGCGGCTCGGCCTGCCCGCGAGCGGCTATCTCTACGGCACGTACGAGAACCCCACCAACGCGGGCGACGGCTACGCCATGGCGTATCACGCGGGCGCCGAGCTGACCGGGATCGAGTGCTTCCAGATCAATCCGCTGATCAAGGACTACAACGGCCCGGCCTGCGCCTATGTCGCCAATCCCTTCGGCGGCTACCAGGTCAACCGGCACGGTGAGCGGTTCGTCGACTCCGACTACTGGTCGGGGCAGATGATGTCGGAGTTCGCGGCGGAGGTGGCGAGCGAGCGCGGCCCGGTCTACCTCAAGCTCAGCCATCTGCCGGAGGAGTCGGTGGCCGCGCTGGAGTCCATCCTGCACTCCACCGAACGCCCCACCCGCGCCACCTTCCACGCGGGGCGCGGCCATGACTACCGCACCCATGACGTGGAGATGCACATCTCCGAGATCGGGCTGTGCGGCGGCCACTCGGCCTCGGGGGTACGGGTCGACGCCCACGCCCGGACCACGGTCCCCGGTCTGTACGCGGCCGGTGACCTGGCCTGCGTACCGCACAACTACATGATCGGGGCCTTTGTCTTCGGCGATCTGGCGGGCGAGGACGCCTCCCGCCAGACGGCGTACCGGGGCGAACTGCCCCCGGATCAGCTCGCCGAGGCGCATGAGCTGATCTACGCCCCGCTGCGGAACCCCGGGGGGCCGCCGCAGCCGCAGGTGGAGTACAAGCTCCGGCGCCTGGTCAACGACTATGTGGCGCCGCCCAAGAGCGGCGCCCGGCTGTCGCTCGCCATCGAGGCGTTCGAGCGGATGCGCGGGGACATCGCGGCGATGGGGGCCCATACGCCGCATGAGCTGATGCGTTGCGCCGAGGTGAGCTTCATCCGCGACTGCGCGGAGATGGCCGCGCGCTCCTCGCTGGCCAGGACGGAGAGCCGGTGGGGGCTCTACCACGAGCGGACCGACCATCCGCTGCGCGATGACGAGGGCTGGCTGCACCATCTGGACGTGCGCAAGTCGGCGTCGGGGGCGATGGAGTTCACCGCGCGTCCCGTCGCCCCGTATCTCGTCCCGGTGGCGGAGTACGCGCCTACGGGCGGGCCGTCCCGCCCGCTCGGGGAGGTGCGGCCGGAGCAGGTGGCCACGGCGGGGCCGCGTGAGAGTGCGCCGCGGGTGGACGAGGGCCGTGGCCGTAGCGAGGTCACGGGCGTCTCGGCCGCCCGTACGGCCGTCTCTTCCGCCTCGCCGCGCATCCTCGAACTGCTCGCCCTCGCCGAGGAGCAGCCCGAACTCGCCGCGCTCCGGCCCTATCTGGCCGACCCCGACCCCGCGGTGCGGCGGGCCGCCGTCGCCGCGCTGACCGAGACCGCGCCGCCGGGCACCGGCCCGGCCCTCGCGGCGGCCCTGGCCGACGCGGACGCCGGCGTACGCGCCGATGCCGCGGCCTCGCTGCGGGAACTGGTCGAGGTGCTGCCCCCGGAGCCCGCTCTGCGCGAACCCCTGGTCCACGGGCTGGCCGTGGCCGATCCGGTGGTGCGGGCGGCGGCGCTCGACGTCCTGCGCGCGCTGGGCCTCGGCGACGCGGAGCTGTTCGCGCGGGCGCTGACGGACGATGCGGCGGATGCGGCGGTCGGGGTCCGCCTCCAGGCCGTACGGGGGCTGGTGTCGGTGGACGCGCTCAGCGCGCTGGAGCCGGGAGCGGTGGACGCGTCGCGTGAGGTGAGGGTGGCGACGGCGGGGGCGCTGGGGACTCTGGCTGCCGGCGGGCGGGCGGCGGATGCCCGGCGGCTGCTCGAGCCGCTGTTGCGGGACCCGGACGTCCTGGTCCGGGCCGCCGCCCTGGAGGCCCTGGCCTCGGCGGGGTGCCCGGCGCCGCTGGACGCCGAGGCGGTGGCGGCGCTGGGTGATGCCGCCTGGCAGGTGCGCAAGGGGGCGGCGACGGCGCTGTCCGCGGCGGCGCCGGGGATGGGCGTTCCGGCGCTGGCCCGTGCCGTGGCCGACCCGCACGCGGATGTCCGTAAGGCGGCGGTCTTGGCCCTGTTGCCGCTGGCGGAGCAGGAATCGGCCGCTTGGGAGGCCCTGTCCTCGGTTCGCTCCGACCCGGACGCGGATGTCCGCGCGTACGCGGCCAAGGCGACGGCCTAG
- the nuoN gene encoding NADH-quinone oxidoreductase subunit NuoN: MTHAATVHSLWTTAAAAPDKIPSPDIEYGQLSPTLIVLGAAIVGVLIEAFIPRRQRYVAQLFVSVVALAAAFAAVIGLAAGDYGTSKARVAAMGAIAVDGPALFLQGTILLVALVAVFTFAERRLDPVVHGNRVDSFAAQAAAVPGGDAEKAAVKAGFTTTEVFPLVLFAVGGMLVFPSANDLLTLFVALEVFSLPLYILCALARRQRALSQEAAVKYFLLGAFSSAFLLFGIALLYGYAGTVSYSGIADVVDGQVRNVTPALAGTMGNDALLLIGGAMVLMGLLFKIGAVPFHMWTPDVYQGAPTPVTGFMAAATKVAAFGALLRLLYVVLPGLRWDWRPVMWGVAIVTMLGGAIVAVTQTDVKRLLAYSSIAHAGFILAGVIATTPDGISSVLFYLAAYSFVTLGAFAVVTLVRDAGGEATHLSKWAGLGRRSPLVAAVFAVFLLAFAGIPLTSGFAGKFAVFKAAADGGAGALVVIGVISSAVAAFFYIRVIVLMFFSEPRTDGPSVAVPSPLTSSAIAIGVTVTLVLGVAPQYFLDLASQAGVFVR; this comes from the coding sequence GTGACCCACGCGGCCACTGTCCACAGCCTGTGGACAACAGCGGCGGCGGCGCCCGACAAGATCCCGTCGCCCGATATCGAGTACGGCCAGCTGTCGCCCACGCTGATCGTGCTCGGCGCCGCGATCGTCGGCGTCCTGATCGAGGCGTTCATTCCGCGCCGCCAGCGGTACGTGGCGCAGCTGTTCGTCTCCGTGGTCGCCCTGGCCGCGGCCTTCGCCGCCGTGATCGGCCTCGCCGCCGGTGACTACGGCACCAGCAAGGCCCGTGTCGCGGCCATGGGCGCGATCGCGGTCGACGGACCGGCGCTCTTCCTCCAGGGGACCATTCTCCTGGTCGCGCTGGTGGCGGTGTTCACCTTCGCCGAGCGGCGGCTGGATCCGGTGGTGCACGGCAACCGCGTCGACTCCTTCGCGGCCCAGGCCGCCGCCGTGCCCGGCGGCGACGCCGAAAAGGCCGCCGTCAAGGCGGGGTTCACCACCACCGAGGTCTTTCCGCTGGTCCTCTTCGCGGTCGGCGGCATGCTGGTCTTCCCGTCCGCCAACGATCTGCTGACGCTCTTCGTGGCGCTGGAGGTCTTCTCCCTGCCGCTGTACATCCTGTGCGCGCTGGCCCGGCGCCAGCGCGCGCTGTCGCAGGAGGCCGCGGTCAAGTACTTCCTGCTGGGCGCCTTCTCCTCGGCGTTCCTGCTCTTCGGCATCGCCCTGCTGTACGGCTACGCGGGCACGGTCTCCTACTCCGGGATCGCGGACGTCGTCGACGGCCAGGTCAGGAACGTCACCCCGGCGCTCGCCGGGACCATGGGCAATGACGCGCTGCTGCTGATCGGCGGGGCGATGGTGCTGATGGGGCTGCTGTTCAAGATCGGCGCCGTGCCGTTCCACATGTGGACCCCCGACGTCTACCAGGGCGCCCCGACGCCGGTGACCGGCTTCATGGCAGCGGCCACCAAGGTCGCGGCCTTCGGCGCGCTGCTGCGGCTGCTGTACGTCGTACTGCCCGGGCTGCGCTGGGACTGGCGGCCGGTGATGTGGGGCGTCGCCATCGTCACCATGCTGGGCGGCGCGATCGTGGCCGTCACCCAGACCGATGTGAAGCGGCTGCTGGCGTACTCCTCGATCGCCCACGCCGGGTTCATCCTGGCCGGTGTCATCGCCACCACGCCCGACGGCATCTCCTCCGTCCTCTTCTACCTCGCCGCGTACTCCTTCGTGACCCTCGGCGCCTTCGCGGTGGTCACCCTGGTGCGCGACGCGGGCGGCGAGGCCACCCACCTGTCCAAGTGGGCCGGCCTCGGCCGCCGTTCGCCCCTGGTGGCCGCCGTCTTCGCGGTCTTCCTGCTGGCCTTCGCCGGTATCCCGCTGACCAGCGGCTTCGCCGGGAAGTTCGCGGTCTTCAAGGCGGCGGCAGACGGTGGGGCGGGTGCGCTGGTGGTGATCGGTGTGATCTCCTCGGCGGTCGCCGCGTTCTTCTACATCCGGGTGATCGTGCTGATGTTCTTCAGCGAACCGCGCACGGACGGCCCGTCCGTGGCCGTGCCGTCCCCGCTGACCTCGTCGGCCATCGCGATCGGCGTGACGGTCACGCTGGTCCTGGGCGTCGCTCCGCAGTACTTCCTGGACCTCGCGAGCCAGGCGGGAGTCTTCGTCCGCTAA
- a CDS encoding ABC transporter ATP-binding protein: protein MSTSDVTTTPAAPAAEAAAPPGVRLRLEGAALGRPGAPVLHGLDLDVAPGDILTVVGPSGCGKSTLLRTLAGLLPALGGRVTQDGTAITRPHADRALIFQEDALLPWRTLRANVELPLAIRGVPRTERRGRAEAWLERVGLAEHRGRLPHRVSGGQRQRAQLARALVGEPRAVLMDEPFGALDAQTRAGMQRLLVEVLQGTRATVVFVTHDVDEALFLGDRVALLGGAGGGGRVLDIPHPRERAAHDAAATVALRRQVLESLGM, encoded by the coding sequence GTGAGCACATCCGACGTCACCACCACCCCGGCCGCGCCGGCCGCCGAAGCCGCCGCCCCGCCGGGCGTACGACTACGCCTGGAGGGCGCCGCCCTCGGCCGCCCCGGCGCACCCGTCCTCCACGGTCTCGACCTGGACGTCGCGCCCGGTGACATCCTTACGGTCGTCGGCCCGTCCGGATGCGGCAAATCCACCCTGCTGCGCACCCTCGCCGGGCTGCTGCCGGCCCTCGGCGGGCGGGTCACCCAGGACGGCACCGCGATCACCCGGCCGCACGCCGACCGGGCGCTGATCTTCCAGGAGGACGCGCTGCTGCCCTGGCGCACCCTCCGCGCCAACGTCGAACTCCCGCTCGCCATACGGGGCGTACCGCGCACCGAGCGCCGCGGCCGGGCCGAGGCGTGGCTGGAGCGCGTCGGGCTGGCCGAGCACAGGGGGCGGCTGCCGCACCGGGTCTCGGGCGGCCAGCGGCAGCGCGCGCAGCTCGCCCGGGCGCTCGTCGGCGAGCCACGCGCCGTCCTCATGGACGAGCCGTTCGGCGCGCTCGACGCACAGACCCGGGCCGGGATGCAGCGGCTGCTGGTCGAGGTGCTCCAGGGCACCCGCGCCACCGTCGTCTTCGTCACCCACGACGTGGACGAGGCGCTGTTCCTCGGCGACCGGGTGGCGCTGCTGGGCGGCGCGGGGGGCGGCGGCCGGGTGCTGGACATCCCGCATCCGCGCGAGCGCGCCGCCCATGACGCCGCGGCGACCGTCGCGCTGCGCCGTCAGGTTCTCGAATCCCTCGGCATGTGA
- a CDS encoding NADH-quinone oxidoreductase subunit M codes for MSFPLLTATAVVPALGAVATAAVPAAQRAAAKWVALGFSLATLALAAVVLVRFDPGGARFQLTESHAWIKDFGVRYELGVDGIAVALIALTAVLIPFIILAGWHDADPLEGARPNRRWRPTQGFFALILMVEAMVVISFEATDVFLFYIFFEAMLIPMYFLIGGFGDRAGGRSEEETATQRSYAAVKFLLYNLAGGLIMLAAVVGLYAVTADQLGTGTFSLQEIVQARAGGHLDMASSTERLLFLGFFFAFAVKAPLWPLHTWLPNAMGESTAPVAVLITAVVDKVGTFAMLRFCLQLFPEASKWATPAIMILALISIIYGALLAIGQRDIKRLIAYASISHFGFIILGIFAMTTQGQGGATLYMVNHGISTAALMLVAGFLITRRGSRLIADYGGVQKVAPVLAGTFLIGGLATLSLPGLAPFISEFLVLVGTFSRYPALGVIATVGIVLAALYVLILYQRTMTGPVKAEVRSMPDLRVRELVVVAPLIALLIFLGVYPKPLADIVNPAVDHTMSVVDKKDPKPDHPVTDAGWFSYSPMPEGANHGGAPHDGASGGAK; via the coding sequence ATGTCATTTCCCCTGCTGACGGCCACGGCCGTGGTCCCCGCGCTCGGCGCGGTGGCCACCGCCGCCGTGCCCGCCGCCCAGCGCGCCGCCGCCAAGTGGGTGGCGCTGGGCTTCTCCCTGGCCACCCTCGCCCTCGCGGCGGTCGTGCTGGTCCGCTTCGACCCCGGCGGCGCCCGCTTCCAGCTCACCGAATCGCACGCCTGGATCAAGGACTTCGGCGTCCGCTACGAACTGGGCGTGGACGGGATCGCGGTCGCGCTGATCGCGCTCACCGCCGTGCTCATCCCCTTCATCATCCTGGCGGGCTGGCATGACGCCGATCCGCTGGAAGGCGCCCGCCCCAATCGCCGCTGGCGGCCAACCCAGGGCTTCTTCGCGCTGATCCTGATGGTCGAGGCCATGGTGGTGATCTCCTTCGAGGCCACCGACGTCTTCCTCTTCTACATCTTCTTCGAGGCCATGCTGATCCCGATGTACTTCCTCATCGGGGGCTTCGGGGACCGGGCCGGGGGCCGCTCCGAGGAGGAGACGGCCACTCAGCGCTCGTACGCCGCGGTGAAGTTCCTGCTCTACAACCTGGCGGGCGGGCTGATCATGCTCGCCGCGGTGGTCGGTCTGTACGCGGTCACCGCCGATCAGCTCGGCACCGGCACCTTCTCGCTCCAGGAGATCGTCCAGGCGCGGGCGGGCGGCCATCTGGACATGGCGTCCAGCACCGAGCGGCTGCTCTTCCTCGGCTTCTTCTTCGCCTTCGCGGTGAAGGCGCCGCTGTGGCCGCTGCACACCTGGCTGCCCAACGCGATGGGGGAGTCCACCGCCCCGGTCGCCGTGCTGATCACCGCGGTGGTCGACAAGGTCGGCACCTTCGCGATGCTCCGCTTCTGCCTCCAGCTCTTCCCGGAGGCCAGCAAGTGGGCCACCCCGGCGATCATGATCCTCGCGCTCATCAGCATCATCTACGGGGCGCTGCTGGCGATCGGTCAGCGGGACATCAAGCGGCTGATCGCCTATGCCTCGATCTCCCACTTCGGCTTCATCATCCTGGGCATCTTCGCGATGACCACCCAGGGCCAGGGCGGCGCCACGCTCTACATGGTCAACCACGGCATCTCCACCGCCGCGCTGATGCTGGTGGCCGGCTTCCTGATCACCCGGCGCGGTTCGCGGCTCATCGCCGACTACGGCGGGGTGCAGAAGGTGGCCCCGGTGCTCGCCGGCACCTTCCTGATCGGCGGGCTCGCCACCCTCTCGCTGCCCGGGCTCGCGCCGTTCATCAGCGAATTCCTGGTCCTGGTCGGCACGTTCAGCCGGTATCCGGCGCTCGGCGTGATCGCGACTGTCGGAATAGTGCTTGCGGCGCTCTACGTCCTGATCCTCTACCAGCGCACCATGACCGGTCCGGTGAAGGCCGAGGTGCGGTCCATGCCCGATCTGCGGGTGCGTGAGCTGGTCGTCGTGGCCCCGCTCATCGCGCTGCTGATCTTCCTCGGGGTCTATCCGAAGCCGCTGGCCGACATCGTCAACCCGGCGGTCGACCACACGATGTCCGTGGTGGACAAGAAGGATCCCAAGCCCGATCACCCCGTGACCGATGCGGGCTGGTTCAGCTACAGCCCGATGCCCGAGGGCGCCAACCACGGCGGTGCCCCCCACGACGGTGCTTCCGGAGGTGCCAAGTGA
- the nuoL gene encoding NADH-quinone oxidoreductase subunit L, giving the protein MENLIGLLVAVPLLGAALLLCGGRRLDGKGHYIGTVLAAASFVIGAVLFADMLGRGEHDRALHSKVFSWIPVGGFRADVAFQLDQLSMTFVLLITGVGTLIHIYSIGYMEHDERRRRFFGYLNLFLAAMLLLVLADNYLLLYVGWEGVGLASYLLIGFWQHKPSAATAAKKAFIVNRVGDVGLSIAIMLMFTTFGTFTFAPVLTSAGDASEGKLTAIGLMLLLAACGKSAQVPLQSWLGDAMEGPTPVSALIHAATMVTAGVYLITRSGAIFNAAPDAQAAVVAVGAVTLLFGAIVGCAKDDIKKALAGSTMSQIGYMILAAGLGPIGYVFAIMHLVTHGFFKAGLFLGAGSVMHAMNDEVDMRKYGGLRTYMPITFVTFGLGYLAIIGFPGLSGFWSKDKIIEAAFAKGGTEGWILGGAALLGAAITAYYMTRVMLLTFFGEKRWGTTPSPEEPSAEPAAESAGAHAEPHPHESPSSMTIPMIVLAVGSVFAGGLFSVNDAFLKWLEPVTGHSHGDSPLSAAAVTAGTMVVLVIGVALAWAQYGRRPVPRTAPRGSLLTRAARRDLLQDDFNHVALVKPGQYLTRGLVYVDHKLVDGVVNGTAASVGGLSGRLRKLQNGYARTYAVSMFGGTAVLIAATLLMRAV; this is encoded by the coding sequence GTGGAGAACCTCATCGGATTGCTTGTCGCGGTCCCGCTGCTCGGCGCGGCCCTGCTGCTGTGCGGAGGGCGGCGGCTGGACGGCAAGGGCCACTACATCGGCACGGTGCTCGCCGCCGCCTCCTTCGTCATCGGCGCCGTGCTCTTCGCCGACATGCTCGGCCGCGGCGAGCACGACCGGGCCCTGCACAGCAAGGTCTTCAGCTGGATCCCGGTGGGCGGCTTCCGCGCGGACGTCGCCTTCCAGCTCGACCAGCTGTCCATGACCTTCGTCCTGCTGATCACCGGTGTGGGCACGCTGATCCACATCTACTCGATCGGCTATATGGAGCACGACGAGCGCCGCCGCCGCTTCTTCGGCTATCTCAATCTCTTCCTCGCGGCGATGCTGCTGCTCGTCCTCGCCGACAACTACCTGCTGCTGTACGTCGGCTGGGAGGGCGTCGGCCTCGCCTCGTACCTGCTCATCGGCTTCTGGCAGCACAAGCCCAGCGCGGCCACGGCGGCGAAGAAGGCGTTCATCGTCAACCGCGTCGGCGACGTCGGCCTGTCGATCGCGATCATGCTGATGTTCACGACCTTCGGGACCTTCACCTTCGCCCCGGTGCTGACCAGCGCGGGTGACGCGAGCGAGGGCAAGCTCACCGCGATCGGGCTGATGCTGCTCCTCGCGGCCTGCGGCAAGTCGGCCCAGGTGCCGCTCCAGTCCTGGCTCGGGGACGCGATGGAGGGCCCGACCCCGGTCTCGGCCCTGATCCACGCGGCGACCATGGTGACCGCGGGCGTGTATCTGATCACCCGCTCCGGCGCGATCTTCAACGCCGCGCCGGACGCCCAGGCCGCGGTGGTCGCGGTCGGCGCGGTCACGCTCCTCTTCGGTGCGATCGTCGGTTGTGCCAAGGACGACATCAAGAAGGCCCTGGCCGGGTCCACCATGTCGCAGATCGGCTACATGATCCTGGCCGCCGGGCTCGGCCCGATCGGCTATGTCTTCGCGATCATGCACCTGGTGACCCACGGCTTCTTCAAGGCGGGGCTCTTCCTCGGGGCCGGGTCGGTCATGCACGCCATGAACGACGAGGTCGACATGCGCAAGTACGGCGGTCTGCGGACGTACATGCCGATCACCTTCGTCACCTTCGGGCTCGGCTATCTCGCGATCATCGGCTTCCCCGGGCTGTCCGGCTTCTGGTCCAAGGACAAGATCATCGAGGCGGCGTTCGCCAAGGGCGGCACCGAGGGCTGGATCCTCGGCGGCGCGGCCCTGCTGGGCGCGGCCATCACCGCGTACTACATGACGCGGGTGATGCTGCTGACCTTCTTCGGCGAGAAGCGCTGGGGCACCACGCCCTCGCCCGAGGAACCCAGCGCCGAGCCCGCCGCCGAGTCGGCCGGGGCGCACGCCGAGCCGCATCCGCACGAGTCGCCCTCGTCCATGACCATCCCCATGATCGTCCTGGCCGTGGGATCGGTCTTCGCGGGCGGGCTGTTCAGCGTCAACGACGCGTTCCTGAAGTGGCTGGAGCCGGTCACCGGCCACAGCCACGGCGACTCCCCGCTCAGCGCCGCGGCGGTCACCGCCGGGACGATGGTGGTGCTGGTGATCGGTGTCGCCCTCGCCTGGGCGCAGTACGGACGCCGGCCGGTGCCGCGCACCGCGCCCCGCGGATCGCTGCTCACCCGGGCCGCCCGGCGCGATCTGCTCCAGGACGACTTCAACCATGTCGCGCTCGTCAAACCAGGCCAGTATCTGACCCGTGGTCTGGTCTATGTCGACCACAAGCTGGTCGACGGGGTGGTCAACGGCACCGCGGCCTCGGTCGGCGGGCTCTCCGGCCGGCTGCGAAAGCTCCAGAACGGCTATGCCCGTACGTACGCGGTCTCGATGTTCGGCGGTACGGCGGTGCTCATCGCCGCGACCCTGCTGATGAGGGCGGTCTGA
- a CDS encoding ABC transporter permease: MSAPTSSVRPRPAPEAPGARGATALRPLRHRPWVRYALRTASLLAALGLWQLLTALDVNLWLRFAQFPSATDVVREFADRLGTGAYWQDLTDSLSRILTGFALAAVLGVAVGTAIARSPLVSDLLGPVLEVCRPIPAIALVPVAILMFPSNEQGIIFITFTAAFFPVMVSTRHAVRALAPVWEEAVLTMGGGRGRVLVSVVLPGALPGILGGLSVGIGVSWICVISAEMISGAYGVGYRTWQDYTIVDYPGVFVGMTTIGVLGWLTSTAVELAGRRLTRWLPRTETTGRPAPAPKEAATP; encoded by the coding sequence ATGAGCGCGCCCACCTCGTCCGTACGGCCCCGCCCGGCCCCGGAGGCCCCCGGAGCCCGGGGTGCCACCGCGCTCCGGCCGCTTCGGCACCGCCCCTGGGTCCGCTACGCCCTGCGCACCGCGTCGCTGCTGGCCGCGCTCGGACTGTGGCAGTTGCTCACCGCCCTCGACGTCAACCTGTGGCTGCGTTTCGCGCAGTTCCCGTCCGCCACCGATGTGGTCCGGGAGTTCGCCGACCGCCTCGGCACCGGCGCCTACTGGCAGGACCTGACCGACTCGCTCAGCCGCATCCTCACCGGGTTCGCGCTGGCCGCGGTCCTGGGCGTGGCGGTGGGCACCGCCATCGCCCGCTCCCCCCTCGTATCCGATCTGCTCGGCCCCGTCCTCGAGGTGTGCCGCCCGATCCCGGCCATCGCGCTGGTGCCGGTGGCGATCCTGATGTTCCCCAGCAATGAGCAGGGGATCATCTTCATCACCTTCACCGCCGCCTTCTTCCCGGTCATGGTGAGCACCCGGCACGCGGTCCGCGCGCTGGCCCCCGTCTGGGAGGAGGCGGTGCTGACCATGGGCGGCGGGCGCGGACGCGTCCTGGTGTCCGTCGTCCTGCCCGGGGCGCTGCCCGGGATCCTGGGCGGACTCTCCGTCGGCATCGGCGTCTCATGGATCTGTGTGATCTCGGCCGAGATGATCTCCGGGGCCTACGGGGTCGGCTACCGCACCTGGCAGGACTACACGATCGTCGACTACCCGGGCGTCTTCGTCGGCATGACCACGATCGGCGTGCTCGGCTGGCTCACCTCCACGGCGGTCGAGCTGGCCGGACGGCGGCTGACCCGATGGCTGCCCCGTACGGAGACCACGGGCCGGCCGGCGCCCGCGCCCAAGGAGGCAGCCACCCCGTGA